A window of the Pseudoalteromonas sp. A25 genome harbors these coding sequences:
- a CDS encoding TonB-dependent receptor domain-containing protein — MLNNRVSKAVRLAIAFGATSTAAFTASSAIAAEESAESFEKIQVTGSRIKRADMEGANPVQLITRDDLIASGISNVGDILQEIPSVAGAATNTAVNNGGTGAVRVSLRGLGSERTLVLLNGRRVVASGSGADSSVDLSTIPTAIIKRVEVLKDGASAIYGSDAVGGVVNIITRNDFEGFEANAMYDASTHGGDGETKSYDFTVGFSGDKGNVVVSAYYSEYGAQMSGDRDWSKFKYNLSPSTGDMNKGGSSAIPWGFYNGINSQDDDLCQAFTHGAANGPGQSDPTQFTNPTGYDCFDAGKDLYNFAPANFHLTPSERYGLFAQANYEFSDSLRFFTEMNFNRRSSDTKLAPLPLGPLAFFGWTDATYSKDNYYNQQFGPKSANGESVDIADWRRRVVETGGRDTTFRVETVRAVFGFEGDISDTWGYEVSYIFGRNDGAINRAGGVNFEKVSEAVGPSFLDATSGQVLCGTPDNVIEGCVSLNTFGIPGTDSEISKEMLDFISFEAHDLGYNEQQILSASVFGDAFELPAGTVGVAVGVEHREEKGADLPDALIALGITSGNPREKTLGAYSVDEIYMETNIPLLSGAPLAEVLELDLAVRYSDYDTFGDTTNHKVGIRWSPIDGLMFRGTSSTAFRAPSTSDLFLGASASSPEVTDPCASNPTQFCLADGVPASGFTPIGDQLSSTLGGNTELQPEEADIVTFGLVYSPEFVEGLSFTVDYWDIELTNAITQIGEQLILNKCASEGTYCDKISRYTSGPLLGNSSDIDNRTVNVGGIDSSGIDFNLRYATDTAFGALTFNLDSTRYDTYDITQADGSVVENAGWYYENGGDGNFPEWKTNVDIRLAKDDWSAGYAIRYIGESEEPFGDPAEGEPASRMVDSQVIHDVRFSYFFDNFTTTIGVDNVFDEDPPYAATGFNDNTDPRTYNTTGRHVYLSLGVAF; from the coding sequence ATGTTAAATAATAGAGTTTCAAAAGCGGTACGCTTAGCGATCGCTTTTGGTGCAACTTCGACGGCAGCATTTACTGCAAGTTCTGCAATTGCAGCAGAAGAATCTGCAGAGAGCTTCGAAAAAATTCAAGTTACAGGCTCACGCATCAAACGTGCCGATATGGAAGGTGCAAACCCGGTACAGTTAATCACACGTGATGATTTAATTGCATCGGGTATCAGTAATGTCGGTGATATTCTTCAAGAAATTCCGTCAGTCGCGGGTGCTGCTACAAACACTGCGGTAAATAATGGTGGTACTGGTGCTGTACGTGTTTCTTTACGTGGTTTAGGCTCAGAGCGCACACTTGTACTTCTTAATGGCCGTCGTGTTGTAGCGTCAGGTTCAGGCGCCGATTCGTCTGTGGACTTAAGTACAATTCCAACCGCAATTATTAAGCGTGTTGAAGTATTAAAAGATGGTGCATCAGCAATTTACGGTTCAGATGCGGTAGGTGGTGTAGTTAACATCATCACACGTAATGACTTTGAAGGCTTTGAAGCAAATGCAATGTACGATGCATCTACTCACGGTGGTGATGGTGAAACTAAGAGCTATGACTTTACGGTTGGTTTTTCAGGCGACAAAGGTAATGTTGTAGTTAGTGCTTACTACTCTGAGTATGGCGCACAGATGTCGGGTGACCGTGATTGGTCAAAATTCAAATACAACCTGAGCCCTTCAACTGGTGACATGAATAAAGGTGGCTCTTCAGCTATTCCTTGGGGTTTTTATAACGGTATAAACTCTCAAGACGACGATTTGTGTCAAGCATTTACTCATGGTGCCGCAAATGGCCCGGGTCAATCAGATCCAACTCAATTCACAAACCCTACAGGTTACGATTGTTTTGATGCAGGTAAAGATTTATACAACTTCGCGCCAGCTAACTTCCACCTAACACCGTCTGAGCGTTATGGCCTATTTGCACAAGCAAATTATGAGTTCTCGGATAGCTTGCGTTTCTTTACTGAGATGAACTTTAACCGCCGTTCATCAGATACCAAACTTGCTCCACTACCTCTTGGACCACTTGCATTCTTTGGTTGGACAGACGCAACGTACTCTAAAGATAACTACTATAATCAACAGTTTGGCCCTAAAAGCGCCAATGGTGAGTCGGTGGATATCGCGGACTGGCGTCGTCGTGTAGTTGAAACTGGAGGTCGTGACACGACTTTCCGTGTTGAAACGGTACGCGCTGTATTTGGTTTTGAAGGTGATATTAGCGACACATGGGGCTATGAAGTTTCTTACATATTCGGTCGTAACGATGGCGCAATCAACCGTGCCGGTGGTGTAAACTTTGAAAAAGTATCTGAAGCAGTCGGTCCTTCATTCTTAGATGCGACATCTGGACAAGTGCTTTGCGGTACACCTGATAATGTAATCGAAGGTTGTGTATCATTAAACACATTTGGTATTCCAGGTACAGACTCTGAAATTTCAAAAGAAATGTTAGATTTCATTTCATTTGAAGCTCATGATCTTGGTTATAACGAACAACAAATACTTTCTGCAAGTGTATTCGGTGATGCATTTGAATTGCCAGCTGGGACGGTTGGTGTAGCGGTCGGTGTTGAGCACCGTGAAGAAAAAGGTGCAGACCTTCCTGATGCACTAATCGCATTAGGTATTACTTCAGGTAACCCGCGTGAGAAGACGCTTGGTGCGTACTCAGTAGATGAAATCTACATGGAAACGAATATTCCACTACTTTCTGGCGCGCCACTAGCAGAAGTATTAGAGCTTGACCTAGCGGTTCGTTACTCTGACTATGATACGTTTGGTGATACGACTAATCACAAAGTCGGTATTCGTTGGTCTCCAATTGATGGTTTAATGTTCCGTGGTACATCATCAACGGCATTCCGCGCACCATCAACTTCCGACTTATTCCTTGGTGCTTCTGCGAGCAGTCCAGAGGTAACAGATCCATGTGCATCTAATCCAACACAGTTCTGTCTTGCCGATGGTGTTCCTGCAAGTGGCTTCACGCCTATTGGCGATCAGCTATCTTCTACACTAGGTGGTAATACAGAGTTACAGCCTGAAGAAGCTGACATTGTGACTTTTGGCTTAGTTTATAGCCCAGAATTTGTTGAAGGCTTGTCATTCACGGTTGACTATTGGGATATTGAGCTAACTAATGCAATTACACAAATTGGTGAGCAACTTATCCTAAATAAATGTGCTAGTGAAGGTACATACTGTGACAAGATCTCGCGCTACACATCTGGACCGCTTTTAGGTAACTCTAGTGACATTGATAACCGTACTGTAAACGTGGGTGGAATTGACTCATCAGGTATTGACTTCAACCTACGTTATGCGACCGACACAGCATTTGGTGCGTTAACGTTTAATCTAGATTCAACACGCTACGACACGTATGACATCACTCAGGCGGATGGTTCAGTCGTAGAAAATGCGGGTTGGTATTATGAAAATGGTGGTGATGGTAACTTCCCTGAATGGAAAACCAATGTTGATATTCGTCTAGCTAAAGATGACTGGTCAGCTGGTTACGCGATTCGTTATATCGGCGAATCAGAAGAACCATTTGGAGATCCAGCTGAGGGTGAACCAGCCTCACGTATGGTTGACTCGCAGGTTATCCACGATGTTCGTTTTAGTTATTTCTTCGATAACTTCACAACTACTATCGGTGTAGATAACGTATTTGACGAAGATCCACCGTACGCTGCGACTGGTTTCAACGACAATACGGATCCTCGTACATACAACACGACGGGTCGTCATGTATACTTGTCTCTAGGCGTTGCATTCTAA
- a CDS encoding DNA polymerase II gives MAQAVYEGFILSRQQMNHQGRLGLCYWLKTPQGPVKAIVQGERAVFFIKANELPKAKAMINNADAHIHFEAVRLKHFDQQSMVACYSESSRSYHLAKQLLGSEVTLYEEDIRHCDRFLMERFIRGSAWVQGEAVECDGYTLLKGAKFKENSSFRPKFSVLSLDIECDGDGVLFCVGLATYQQRCVIMIGEPPVEADKLNDDSYIEWVSDEYDLLQVLMQKIAFFDPDVIVGWNVIEFDFVVLAERAHMLGVRLILGKDDQPISIYKGNYVRVLISGRVVIDGIDTLKNATYHFDSFRLSNVAQKVLGQTKLIDQEDRLEEIIRQFNEDKLTLAAYNLKDCELVLAIFSKLNLIDFAIARSQLTGLELERMGGSVAAFTNLYLPLLHRSGYIAPNLSEHGLSFESPGGYVMESKPGLYKNVVVLDFKSLYPSIIRTFCIDPLGLIEGLKNRDEAIEGFNQGYFSRTAHHLPSIVAQLTEARQLAKQANDKMLSQAIKIIMNSLYGVLGSKGCRFYDPRLSSSITLRGHEIMQATKKVIESRGFEVIYGDTDSTFVRFPKSWSLQKCHNEAECLVKVVNQHWLQYCHDNYKLPSYLEIEFETLYHNFFMPTIRGQTVGSKKRYVGETYVNKKCELIFKGMESVRSDWTEIAKRYQRDVIKALFNDADVFAITKAYSDKIYSGEVNSLLLYSKRLGKGLEQYVKNIPPHVRAAKEKMREDKSACFKKGSLVRYYITKSGPKISPNFVELDYEHYIEKQIYPILMMLPDYENVLFQLTKQKKFSF, from the coding sequence TTGGCACAAGCAGTGTATGAAGGCTTTATATTATCACGCCAACAAATGAATCATCAGGGTAGGCTTGGGCTGTGTTATTGGCTCAAAACTCCTCAAGGCCCTGTAAAGGCAATAGTACAAGGTGAGCGAGCTGTATTTTTTATCAAAGCAAATGAATTGCCCAAGGCTAAAGCAATGATAAATAACGCAGACGCACATATTCATTTTGAGGCAGTTAGATTAAAGCACTTTGATCAGCAAAGTATGGTGGCGTGTTACAGTGAAAGTAGTCGTAGTTATCATTTAGCAAAGCAGTTATTAGGCTCAGAAGTTACGCTCTATGAAGAGGATATTCGTCATTGTGATCGCTTTTTGATGGAGCGCTTCATACGCGGTAGTGCTTGGGTACAAGGTGAAGCCGTTGAATGTGATGGATATACCTTACTTAAAGGAGCAAAGTTTAAAGAAAACTCTTCATTTAGGCCTAAGTTTAGCGTTCTTTCATTGGATATTGAGTGTGATGGTGATGGCGTACTCTTTTGTGTTGGATTAGCAACCTACCAGCAACGTTGTGTCATTATGATAGGGGAACCACCAGTAGAGGCAGATAAATTAAATGACGACTCGTACATTGAGTGGGTAAGCGATGAATATGATTTATTGCAGGTACTAATGCAAAAAATCGCGTTTTTTGACCCAGATGTAATTGTTGGTTGGAACGTCATCGAATTTGACTTTGTTGTGCTGGCAGAGCGGGCACATATGCTGGGTGTTAGGCTTATTTTAGGCAAAGATGATCAACCTATCAGTATTTATAAAGGCAATTATGTTCGCGTATTAATTTCAGGCAGAGTTGTTATTGATGGCATAGATACACTAAAAAATGCCACTTATCATTTTGATAGCTTTCGCTTGTCCAATGTTGCTCAAAAGGTCTTAGGGCAAACAAAATTAATAGATCAGGAAGACCGTTTAGAAGAAATTATCAGGCAGTTTAATGAAGACAAGCTAACTTTGGCGGCGTACAACTTAAAAGACTGTGAGCTGGTACTTGCTATTTTTTCTAAGCTTAATCTTATTGATTTTGCTATTGCTCGTAGTCAATTAACCGGTCTTGAGTTGGAGCGAATGGGAGGCTCGGTCGCGGCATTTACTAATCTTTATCTGCCGCTGTTGCATAGAAGTGGCTATATTGCGCCAAATTTGTCTGAGCATGGGTTGAGTTTTGAAAGTCCAGGTGGCTATGTGATGGAGTCTAAACCTGGTTTGTATAAAAATGTAGTTGTGCTTGACTTCAAGAGTTTGTACCCCTCAATAATTCGAACCTTTTGTATTGATCCTCTGGGTCTTATCGAGGGGCTAAAGAACCGTGATGAAGCTATTGAAGGCTTTAATCAAGGATACTTTTCACGTACCGCACACCACCTGCCAAGTATCGTCGCTCAGCTGACAGAAGCACGTCAGTTAGCTAAGCAGGCAAATGACAAAATGCTGTCTCAAGCAATTAAGATCATCATGAACAGTCTATACGGTGTATTGGGCTCAAAAGGCTGCCGATTTTATGATCCTCGTTTATCAAGCTCTATTACGCTGCGTGGTCATGAAATTATGCAAGCAACAAAAAAGGTCATTGAGAGTAGGGGGTTTGAAGTGATCTATGGGGATACGGACTCTACTTTTGTTAGGTTTCCAAAATCTTGGAGTCTACAAAAATGTCATAACGAAGCTGAGTGTTTAGTTAAGGTGGTAAACCAGCACTGGCTGCAATACTGTCATGACAACTATAAGTTACCTAGTTATTTAGAAATTGAATTTGAGACGCTATATCACAATTTTTTCATGCCAACGATCCGCGGTCAGACAGTGGGCTCGAAAAAGCGCTATGTGGGCGAAACATATGTTAATAAAAAATGCGAATTGATATTTAAAGGAATGGAAAGTGTGCGAAGTGACTGGACTGAAATCGCAAAAAGATATCAACGAGATGTTATAAAAGCACTTTTTAATGATGCTGATGTGTTTGCAATAACAAAAGCGTATAGCGATAAAATATATTCTGGAGAAGTGAACTCATTGTTGCTTTATTCGAAACGCTTAGGAAAAGGATTAGAGCAGTATGTCAAAAATATCCCCCCACATGTTAGAGCTGCAAAAGAAAAAATGCGTGAAGACAAATCCGCTTGTTTCAAAAAGGGAAGCTTGGTGCGTTATTATATAACTAAATCAGGACCTAAAATAAGTCCAAACTTTGTAGAGCTTGATTACGAACACTACATTGAAAAGCAAATATATCCAATACTTATGATGCTACCTGATTACGAAAATGTTCTTTTTCAGTTAACCAAACAAAAAAAGTTTTCCTTTTAA